AACGGGGTGATGCTGCCGCTGACCCCGGATCCTGATCAAACCCAGCAGCTGCTGAGCACCGGAATGAAAATGGGCCGAGACTTCGACCTCGCCTGGCTGACCATGCAGGAGAACTTCCACATCCAGGCACTGCAGGCCGGCGCACTGCAACAAGCGGCCGGTAGCTCCGAACAGGTGACGACCCTGGCTCGCGACGCCGAGCCGATCATCGAACACCACCTGATGATGGTCCGCGACGCCCTCACCCGATGCTGACCGCCCGAGCAATCCGGACGCGAACAACCGGTGCAGCCTGAGCGCGCACCGACGGTGTTCCGACCGGCTGCTCGTCCATCCAGAAGGGAGCCGATCGCCATGGCGTATCGCATCGAACCACCGGCAGCGGTGGAGGTTACCGACCGCAGTCCCGCCCGGCTCTCGCCTGGCGTTGGCTTGGCGCGCGCCCACGGTGTGTTCAATGTCGTCGGCGGGTTGTGGCCCTTGTTGCATCGACGGAGTTTCGAGGCAGTCTTCGGGCCCAAGAACGATCATTGGCTGCAATACACCGTCGCGGGGCTGCTTGCCGGTAACGGCGTCGCGCAGATTCTGGCCACATTTTCCCCCGCAGGTGTCGTCCACGCGCGCCGCGTTGGAATCATTACCGCGGCATGGCTGCTGGCGATCGATCTGAAGTATGTACCGGAGGGCGACATACCGAAGACCTACCTGCTCGACGCCGCGATGGAAGTAGGCTGGCTAATGGCGTGGACCGTCCGAACCTGCGAGCTCGTATGCCGGGTTGAGCCTCCATTCCCGGCCTATCGGGCACTGTCGGATAACCCGTCATCATTCGGTTTCGGCTCTCACTGCTCGGGTGCTGCGGGGACGTTCGGACGAGGAAGAAGGTGCACGATGGCTGCGATGGCGCGTGAAATTCCACCTGTCGAGGCGACGCGGCCGTATCCAGCGCGAGTCGGGCCGAAAGGCTCGTTCCTGTGGAAAATGGTCACCACCACCGACCCCAAAGTGCTCGGGATCCTCTATTTGACCTCCGCGACGGGATTCTTCCTCATCGGCGGCCTGATGGCATTGCTGATGCGCGGTGAGCTCGCCAGGCCGGGTCTGCAGTTCCTTTCGCCGGAGCAGTACAACCAGTTGTTCACCATGCACGGCACCATCATGCTGCTGTTCTACGCGACGCCCGTGGTATTCGGTTTCGCCAACGCGATACTGCCGTTGCAGATCGGAGCGCCGGACGTCGCCTTTCCTCGGCTCAACGCCTTCAGTTACTGGCTGTATCTGTTCGGGGCCACCATCGCCACCGCCGGGTTCCTCACTCCGGGCGGGGCCGCCGATTTCGGTTGGACCGGCTACACCCCGCTCAGTCTGGCCGAGCACTCGCCCGGCCCCGGCCCCGACCTATGGATCATGGGCTTGGCCGTCTCCGGTCTCGGCACCATCCTGGGCGCGGTCAACATGACGACCACGGTGATCTGCTTGCGTGCGCCGGGGATGACGATGTTCCGGATGCCCATTTTCACCTGGAACATCCTGGTCACCAGCATCCTGGTGCTGCTGGCCTTCCCGATCCTCACCGCGGCGTTGATGGCGCTGGCCTATGACCGGCATCTGGGTGGCCACATCTACGACCCGGCTACCGGCGGCACGATCCTGTGGCAGCACCTGTTCTGGTTCTTCGGCCATCCCGAGGTGTACATCATCGCGTTGCCGTTCTTCGGCATCGTCACCGAGGTGATCCCGGTGTTCAGCCGCAAACCTATCTTCGGCTATACCGCCCTGGTCTACGCCACCCTGGCCATCGGCGCTTTGTCGGTGGCGGTGTGGGCGCACCACATGTACGCCACCGGCGCGGTCCTGTTGCCGTACTTCTCGCTGATGACCTTCTTGATCGCCGTACCAACCGGGGTGAAATTCTTCAACTGGATCGGCACCATGTGGCGGGGCCAGTTGACCTTCGAGACACCGATGCTGTTCTCGGTCGGGTTCATCGTGACATTCCTGCTCGGCGGCCTGTCCGGCGTCATCCTGGCCAGCCCGCCACTGGACTTCCACGTACACGACACCTATTTCGTCGTCGCCCACTTCCACTACGTGCTGTTCGGCACCATCGTGTTCGCCACCTTCGCGGGCATCTACTTCTGGTTCCCCAAACTCACCGGCCGCTTCCTCGACGAGAGGCTCGGCAAGATCCACTTCTGGACCACCCTGATCGGATTCCACCTCACGTTCCTGATCCAGCACTGGCTCGGCAACATGGGAATGCCCCGCCGCTACGCCGACTATCTGCCGACCGACAATTTCACGCTGCTGAACACGATCTCGACGATCGGGTCCTTCCTGCTCGGCGTCTCCATGCTCACCTTCGTATGGAACGTGTTCAAAAGCTGGCGATACGGCGAGGTCGTGACCGTCGACGACCCATGGGGCCAAGGCAACTCCCTGGAATGGGCGACCACCTCACCACCACCGCGGCACAACTTCTACGAACTGCCCCGCATCCGCTCGGAGCGGCCCGCGTTCGAACTGCACTACCCGCACATGTCCGAACGCATGCGCACCGAAGCCCACGCAGGCCGCACCACCCACGTCGCCCACGCTCTGGTCGCAGCAGATGACCAAGCCGCCGCTGACCCGGAACCAACCTCCGGCGAATGATCGATCTCCGGTGGGCTGCTCCATGCGGCCGAGTCGCTATTGTCGGTCGGCGAGTGCGCGTGTCCTTTGGCAGTCCCTGCGTCGCCTCCCGCGCCCACGAGCGCACGGCCATCACCCGCATAGGGCAAACGGGCGCGACGCAGTCGTGTGCACGGTTCCGGCCCCACAAGGTCTCCTAAGAGCAGCGCTGCCCAGGGCGTGTAACCGAATGGGTCATGAAGCGTAGGTGGGAGCGTGCATCCGTGCGGAGCCGCAGAGACGGACTCGAAAGTCCGCTGGCTCATTGCGCTAGCAGGTGATCCGGCCAAGGACCCCTATCGCGTGACAGGGGCCCTTGGCTGCTTATTGCCTCAGGGCTGGCGGGGGCGGGTTGCGGTGGTGGGGCTTGTGCGGTTATCTCTGCGGCGAGCGAGTCCAGCGAGGCCGGCGAGGCCGAGGAGGCCGAGGAGGCCCCACAGGCCGGTCTTGTCACTGTGGTCGTCGTCGACGCGGGTTTCTTGGGCTGTCTGTGTGGTCGCAGCAGCAGGGGTCGCTTCGACTGTTCCGACTCCGCCGAATGTGAGGATCAGGGCTGTCAAGGGGATCGCGATGGTCTTGCGCATAGTGCATCACTCCCTTTCGCTCGATGACCCCACGGCGGTACCCGGCGGGAAAGATCGGAAACACGACACGATCGTTTGCGGGGCAGGCATGGAAAACAAGCGGACAAGTTGGCGGGTGGAACTCCTTATGCCCGAGCACGTCATCAAGCGCGAGCTGACCGCGACAGCGCTCGAGCCCGCTCGACTGATCGATCCAAAAGCGGTCTGGCACCTGATCGCGCGGCAGCTGGGGGTAGTGCCATCCGTGAGTGGGGACCATGTCATCGGAGACCAGGGGCATATATCGAGTGTCTCCACGGGGCGGACATCGGTGATGACGCCGTCATCGCCGGGGGTCTATCCCGCGCTGATTTTGGTGATGACCGCGTCATCACCAAAGCTGGTATGGTCTGTCGTGAAATGTAGTGACGCGTCGTGA
Above is a genomic segment from Nocardia sputorum containing:
- the ctaD gene encoding aa3-type cytochrome oxidase subunit I: MAREIPPVEATRPYPARVGPKGSFLWKMVTTTDPKVLGILYLTSATGFFLIGGLMALLMRGELARPGLQFLSPEQYNQLFTMHGTIMLLFYATPVVFGFANAILPLQIGAPDVAFPRLNAFSYWLYLFGATIATAGFLTPGGAADFGWTGYTPLSLAEHSPGPGPDLWIMGLAVSGLGTILGAVNMTTTVICLRAPGMTMFRMPIFTWNILVTSILVLLAFPILTAALMALAYDRHLGGHIYDPATGGTILWQHLFWFFGHPEVYIIALPFFGIVTEVIPVFSRKPIFGYTALVYATLAIGALSVAVWAHHMYATGAVLLPYFSLMTFLIAVPTGVKFFNWIGTMWRGQLTFETPMLFSVGFIVTFLLGGLSGVILASPPLDFHVHDTYFVVAHFHYVLFGTIVFATFAGIYFWFPKLTGRFLDERLGKIHFWTTLIGFHLTFLIQHWLGNMGMPRRYADYLPTDNFTLLNTISTIGSFLLGVSMLTFVWNVFKSWRYGEVVTVDDPWGQGNSLEWATTSPPPRHNFYELPRIRSERPAFELHYPHMSERMRTEAHAGRTTHVAHALVAADDQAAADPEPTSGE
- a CDS encoding WGxxGxxG family protein; this translates as MRKTIAIPLTALILTFGGVGTVEATPAAATTQTAQETRVDDDHSDKTGLWGLLGLLGLAGLAGLARRRDNRTSPTTATRPRQP